The nucleotide window TTTATGTTTGAGAAAAGTTCAAAAGTCACCTTAAGTATTTTATTAATTAATTTATTTATTGCCTTTCTAGGTATTGGCCTCGTCATTCCTGTTCTTCCAACAATTATGAATGAATTAAATATAAGCGGCTCAGTGGTCGGCTATATGGTTGCTGCCTTCGCTATTACACAGCTCATTATCTCACCTATCGCAGGAAAATGGGTAGATCGTTATGGTCGTAAAATTATGATTGTAATTGGGCTATTTATTTTCGGCTTCTCAGAGTTTTTATTCGGTATTGGAACTACTGTATCTGTTCTTTTCATATCTCGTATGCTTGGTGGGGTCAGTGCGGCGTTTATTATGCCTGCTGTTACAGCCTTTATCGCTGACATTACAACAGTGGCTACACGTGCGAAAGCTTTAGGCTATATGTCTGCGGCAATTAGTACAGGATTTATTATCGGGCCTGGTATCGGTGGATTTTTAGCAGAGCTTGGCACACGCATTCCGTTTTATGCAGCAGGAGTTTTAGGGGTTGTCGCAGCAATTGGCTCTATGCTATTGCTGAAGGAACCAACGCGAGCAGAGGCTGAACCTGTGGAGCAAGGCGAGGAACAAAAGTCTGGCTTCCAGCGCATTTTTGTACCAATGTATTTAATCGCCTTTTTAATTATTTTTATTTCTTCATTCGGCCTAGCTGCCTTTGAGTCATTATTTAGCCTTTTCGTTGACCATAAATTCAGCTTTACACCAAAGGATATCGCCATCGTTATTACAGGTGGAGCAATTGTTGGTGCAGTAGCGCAAGTTGTCTTATTCGATAGGCTAACGAAGCGTCTCGGTGAAATTGCAGTAATTCGCTACTCGCTTATCTTCTCGACATTGCTTGTTTTCATTATGACTGTCGTTAACTCGTATATGGCGATTTTAATTACAACATTTTTAGTATTTGTTGGCTTCGATTTAATTCGCCCTGCTGTTACTGCTTATTTATCAAAAATTGCAGGAAATGAACAAGGCTTTGTTGGAGGCATGAACTCCATGTTTACGAGCCTTGCTAATATTTTCGGCCCAATTATCGGTGGTGCATTGTTCGATAAAAACTTTGACTACCCGTACTATTTTGCGGCTCTCGTACTGGGTATCGGTTTTATCATTACGATTTTCTGGAGAAAGCCAAAAAATTATAGCAGCTATTAAATATTTGAAAAGCTTGAGCCAGTTCCAATTTTGCTCAAGCTTTTTACATGCTCTCGAATATGTTGAAGAAATATCGGAAACAATAACTATCTGCTTGTTGAAAAATAAAACTTGAAAAAAGCAAGAAATTTCTGCATTATAGTAAGTATAAAGTACAATAAGGTGCAAATTTCCTTTGCGCCTTTATTTACTAAAAAGGGGGATTTATATTATGACAAAAACAACTGAGGTTATTACACAAACTGAAAATTTCGGTGCAAATAACTATCATCCACTACCGATTGTTATTTCAGAGGCAGAGGG belongs to Lysinibacillus louembei and includes:
- the norA gene encoding multidrug efflux MFS transporter NorA is translated as MFEKSSKVTLSILLINLFIAFLGIGLVIPVLPTIMNELNISGSVVGYMVAAFAITQLIISPIAGKWVDRYGRKIMIVIGLFIFGFSEFLFGIGTTVSVLFISRMLGGVSAAFIMPAVTAFIADITTVATRAKALGYMSAAISTGFIIGPGIGGFLAELGTRIPFYAAGVLGVVAAIGSMLLLKEPTRAEAEPVEQGEEQKSGFQRIFVPMYLIAFLIIFISSFGLAAFESLFSLFVDHKFSFTPKDIAIVITGGAIVGAVAQVVLFDRLTKRLGEIAVIRYSLIFSTLLVFIMTVVNSYMAILITTFLVFVGFDLIRPAVTAYLSKIAGNEQGFVGGMNSMFTSLANIFGPIIGGALFDKNFDYPYYFAALVLGIGFIITIFWRKPKNYSSY